In Phragmites australis chromosome 16, lpPhrAust1.1, whole genome shotgun sequence, one DNA window encodes the following:
- the LOC133896289 gene encoding probable cinnamyl alcohol dehydrogenase 5, which translates to MAPTVAAPDAKPHTRKAVGLAARDTSGRLAPLTITRRSTGDDDVAIKILYCGICHSDLHSIKNDWHITMYPIVPGHEIAGVITEVGQNVTKFKAGDRVGVGCMVNSCQSCDRCNEGFENHCPGIIFTYNSVDHDGTVTYGGYSSNVVVNERFVVRFPDAMPLDKGAPLLCAGITVYSPMKYHGLDSPGKHVGVLGLGGLGHVAVKFAKAFGMKVTVISSSPGKKQEALEQLGADAFVISKNADEMKAAMGSMDGIINTVSANIPVAPLMCLLKPNGKMIMVGLPEKPLEIRPFDLILGNKSLTGSCIGGMRDTQEMIDLAAKHGVTADVEVVGADYVNTAMERLAKADVRYRFVIDIGNTLKDAE; encoded by the exons GAGCACCGGAGATGATGATGTGGCGATAAAGATTCTGTACTGTGGGATCTGCCACTCTGACCTGCACAGCATCAAGAACGATTGGCACATCACCATGTACCCCATCGTCCCTGG CCACGAGATCGCCGGAGTGATCACGGAGGTGGGCCAGAACGTGACCAAGTTCAAGGCCGGCGACCGCGTCGGCGTGGGTTGCATGGTGAACTCGTGCCAGTCCTGCGACCGCTGCAACGAGGGCTTCGAGAACCACTGCCCCGGCATCATCTTCACCTACAACTCCGTCGACCACGACGGCACCGTCACCTATGGCGGCTACTCGAGCAACGTGGTGGTGAACGAGCGATTCGTGGTCCGCTTCCCGGACGCCATGCCGCTGGACAAGGGCGCGCCGCTGCTGTGCGCGGGCATCACTGTGTACAGTCCCATGAAGTACCACGGGCTGGACTCGCCGGGGAAGCACGTCGGCGTGCTGGGACTGGGAGGGCTCGGTCACGTCGCGGTGAAGTTCGCCAAGGCGTTCGGGATGAAGGTGACGGTGATCAGCTCGTCGCCAGGGAAGAAGCAGGAGGCCCTCGAGCAGCTCGGCGCCGACGCGTTCGTCATCAGCAAGAACGCCGACGAAATGAAG GCTGCGATGGGCAGCATGGATGGCATCATCAACACGGTGTCTGCGAACATCCCTGTGGCCCCTCTCATGTGTCTGCTGAAGCCCAACGGCAAGATGATCATGGTTGGCCTGCCCGAGAAGCCCCTGGAGATCCGTCCATTTGATCTCATCCTTG GGAACAAGAGCCTGACGGGGAGCTGCATCGGCGGCATGAGGGACACGCAGGAGATGATCGACCTGGCGGCGAAGCACGGCGTGACGGCGGACGTGGAGGTGGTGGGCGCGGACTACGTGAACACGGCCATGGAGCGCCTCGCCAAGGCCGACGTCCGGTACCGCTTCGTCATCGACATCGGTAACACCCTCAAGGATGCCGAGTGA